A stretch of the Sorangium aterium genome encodes the following:
- the nth gene encoding endonuclease III produces MNARDRIPLLLAQLREEYPDARYELDWKTPLDLLVATILAAQCTDERVNRVTATLFPKYPTAQAYADAPTAELEEELKPTGFYRQKTKMVQAMCRELVARFGGEVPATMADLTTLPGVARKTANVVLNTAFDIASGIIVDTHVARLSGRIGLSKREKPEQIEEDLMKIVPKDQWTFFGPALVLHGRYTCVARKPKCGECRMSEFCPKEGV; encoded by the coding sequence ATGAACGCCCGAGACCGCATCCCCCTCCTCCTCGCTCAACTGCGCGAGGAGTACCCCGACGCGCGTTACGAGCTCGACTGGAAGACGCCGCTCGATCTGCTCGTCGCGACCATCCTGGCCGCGCAGTGCACGGACGAGCGCGTCAACCGGGTGACCGCCACGCTCTTCCCGAAGTACCCGACGGCGCAGGCGTACGCCGACGCGCCCACGGCGGAGCTCGAGGAAGAGCTCAAGCCGACCGGCTTCTACCGCCAGAAGACGAAGATGGTGCAGGCCATGTGCAGGGAGCTCGTCGCGCGCTTCGGCGGCGAGGTGCCCGCGACCATGGCCGATCTCACCACGCTGCCGGGCGTGGCCAGGAAGACGGCGAACGTCGTGCTCAACACGGCGTTCGACATCGCCTCGGGGATCATCGTCGACACCCACGTCGCCCGCCTCAGCGGGCGCATCGGCCTCTCGAAGCGCGAGAAGCCCGAGCAGATCGAGGAGGATCTGATGAAGATCGTGCCGAAGGATCAATGGACGTTCTTCGGCCCCGCGCTGGTGCTGCACGGCCGCTACACCTGCGTCGCCAGGAAGCCGAAATGCGGGGAGTGCCGGATGAGCGAGTTCTGTCCGAAGGAAGGGGTCTGA
- the ung gene encoding uracil-DNA glycosylase has protein sequence MKIDLPASWERVLAGELEQPYFKKLARFVEDERKAHQVFPAEEDVFAAFKLTPYESVRVLLLGQDPYHDDGQAHGLCFSVRPGVTPPPSLANMYKEAVSDLPGFAIPSHGCLTTWATQGVLLLNTVLTVRAHTPNSHKNQGWESFTDAVIKKVNDRPDGVVFVLWGGHAQKKAKLIDAKRHTVIKAAHPSPLSARSGFFGSKPFSTINSALRARGAEEIDWRLPETA, from the coding sequence ATGAAGATCGATCTACCTGCCTCGTGGGAGCGCGTGCTCGCCGGAGAGCTCGAGCAGCCGTACTTCAAGAAGCTGGCGCGCTTCGTCGAGGACGAGCGGAAGGCGCACCAGGTGTTTCCCGCGGAGGAGGACGTCTTCGCCGCGTTCAAGCTCACGCCGTACGAGAGCGTGCGCGTGCTGCTCCTCGGCCAGGACCCGTACCACGACGACGGGCAGGCCCACGGGCTGTGCTTCTCCGTGCGCCCGGGCGTCACGCCACCGCCGTCGCTGGCCAACATGTACAAGGAGGCGGTCTCGGATCTGCCGGGCTTCGCGATCCCCAGCCACGGCTGCCTCACCACGTGGGCGACCCAGGGGGTGCTGCTGCTGAACACCGTGCTCACCGTCCGGGCGCACACGCCGAACTCCCACAAGAACCAGGGCTGGGAGTCGTTCACCGACGCGGTCATCAAGAAGGTCAACGACAGGCCCGACGGGGTGGTGTTCGTGCTCTGGGGCGGCCACGCGCAGAAGAAGGCGAAGCTCATCGACGCGAAGCGCCACACGGTCATCAAGGCGGCTCACCCCTCGCCGCTGTCGGCGAGGAGCGGGTTCTTCGGCAGCAAGCCGTTCTCGACCATCAACAGCGCCCTCCGCGCCCGCGGCGCCGAGGAGATCGACTGGCGGCTCCCGGAGACCGCGTAA
- a CDS encoding YkgJ family cysteine cluster protein, protein MTPRKRSLPLSPGTRYTPAVLEGIADGERAALAPSLAARTEAGAVSAAASALARAEALQRASVGAEPPERPIACREGCSTCCVSKVLVLAPEVLRIAAHLRATRSQAELAALEERVRAADAATRGLSRLERAEAGVTCPLLDERGACSIHAVRPIVCAGWSSLDAAACERHFAAPASIPTAPMHRPGYEVANAVLAGLGWAAKEQGLDAAPLELIAALRIALERPNAGERWLARLPVFAAARDAEWQEDRRREG, encoded by the coding sequence ATGACGCCGCGGAAGCGCTCCCTGCCGCTCTCCCCGGGGACGCGGTACACCCCCGCCGTCCTCGAGGGGATCGCCGACGGGGAGCGCGCCGCGCTCGCGCCGTCGCTCGCCGCGCGCACCGAGGCCGGCGCGGTGTCGGCCGCGGCCTCGGCGCTCGCGCGGGCCGAGGCGCTGCAACGGGCCTCGGTGGGCGCCGAGCCGCCCGAGCGGCCCATCGCCTGCAGGGAAGGCTGCTCGACCTGCTGCGTCAGCAAGGTGCTCGTGCTGGCGCCGGAGGTGCTCCGCATCGCAGCCCACCTGCGCGCCACGCGGAGCCAGGCGGAGCTCGCCGCGCTGGAGGAGCGCGTCCGCGCGGCCGACGCGGCGACGCGCGGGCTCTCCCGCCTGGAGCGCGCCGAGGCCGGCGTCACCTGCCCGCTGCTCGACGAGCGCGGCGCCTGCTCGATCCACGCTGTCCGCCCTATCGTGTGCGCAGGCTGGAGCTCCCTCGACGCCGCGGCGTGCGAGCGCCACTTCGCCGCGCCCGCGTCCATCCCCACGGCGCCCATGCACCGCCCGGGCTACGAGGTCGCCAACGCCGTCCTCGCCGGGCTCGGATGGGCTGCGAAGGAGCAGGGCCTCGACGCCGCGCCGCTCGAGCTCATCGCCGCGCTGCGCATCGCGCTCGAGCGCCCGAACGCCGGCGAGCGGTGGCTCGCGCGCCTCCCGGTCTTCGCCGCGGCCCGCGACGCCGAGTGGCAGGAGGATCGGCGGCGCGAGGGATGA
- a CDS encoding glutathione S-transferase family protein, protein MKIYGHPMSTCTRKVLTVLAEKGQEAQFVLVDLTKGAHKQPEHLARHPFGVIPVLEDEDFTLYESRAIMRYLDHKLPGAPLTPTELRARALMDQWLSVEQSYFATPAVKIAFQRVFLPMQGKPGDESIVDASKAEVSRTLDVIEKALAGHEYLAGSSYSLADISWMPYLQCLVVSNVGELITDRPNVAAWWKRISARPAWVKVSS, encoded by the coding sequence ATGAAGATCTACGGACATCCCATGAGCACGTGTACGCGCAAGGTGCTGACGGTGCTCGCCGAGAAGGGCCAGGAGGCGCAGTTCGTGCTCGTCGACCTGACGAAGGGCGCGCACAAGCAGCCCGAGCACCTCGCGCGCCACCCGTTCGGCGTGATCCCGGTGCTCGAGGACGAGGACTTCACGCTCTACGAGTCGAGGGCGATCATGCGTTACCTCGATCACAAGCTCCCGGGAGCTCCGCTGACGCCGACCGAGCTCAGGGCGAGGGCGCTCATGGATCAGTGGCTCAGCGTGGAGCAATCGTACTTCGCCACCCCGGCGGTCAAGATCGCCTTCCAGCGGGTCTTCCTGCCGATGCAGGGCAAGCCGGGCGACGAGTCCATCGTCGATGCGTCCAAGGCCGAGGTCTCGAGGACGCTCGACGTGATCGAAAAGGCGCTGGCCGGCCACGAGTACCTCGCGGGCTCGAGCTACTCGCTGGCCGACATCTCGTGGATGCCGTACCTCCAGTGTCTCGTGGTGTCGAACGTCGGGGAGCTCATCACCGATCGGCCGAACGTCGCGGCGTGGTGGAAGCGGATCAGCGCGCGCCCCGCCTGGGTGAAGGTGTCGTCCTGA
- a CDS encoding DUF4351 domain-containing protein, with product MHNGADQFAKNILREALSRASSPETEVEVLAATQKIDVYSVPDPARDAERAGMGLLGELSAEPSLFEPFHRTPGLRQVRSCLRKQLTWYHELERRARASASPVGASSNDAEPDASTQPAVAFPALVVISSGRPESVLAAYECHEVKPGVYHAAPGLALRIVVLSELPRTQETLLLRLLGSGRVLREALADLAAMREDAWERSVATPLLVHFQLGLDEQATSEEDDVSAEIRAWFEDYQQKLRNEGRDEGLKEGRDEGLKEGGRNLLLRQLRARFGELPAAVVARIDAADVAELERWGERVLGARTLDEVLGAPS from the coding sequence ATGCACAACGGCGCTGACCAGTTCGCGAAGAACATTCTGCGCGAGGCGCTCAGCCGAGCCTCGTCTCCGGAGACGGAGGTGGAGGTGCTCGCGGCGACGCAGAAGATCGATGTCTACAGCGTGCCCGATCCCGCGCGGGACGCTGAGCGCGCCGGGATGGGCTTGCTGGGCGAGCTCTCCGCGGAGCCGAGCCTGTTCGAGCCGTTTCACCGCACGCCCGGCCTGCGGCAGGTCCGCTCGTGTCTCCGCAAGCAGCTCACCTGGTATCACGAGCTCGAACGCCGGGCCCGCGCGTCTGCGTCTCCCGTTGGCGCCTCGTCGAACGATGCCGAACCCGACGCATCGACCCAGCCGGCCGTGGCTTTCCCTGCGCTCGTCGTCATCAGCTCGGGCCGGCCGGAGAGCGTGCTCGCAGCGTACGAGTGCCACGAGGTGAAGCCCGGCGTGTACCACGCGGCGCCGGGGCTCGCGCTTCGCATCGTCGTGCTGTCCGAGCTGCCCCGGACACAGGAGACGCTGCTCTTGCGCCTGCTCGGATCCGGGCGCGTGCTGCGCGAGGCGCTCGCCGATCTGGCGGCGATGCGGGAGGATGCCTGGGAGAGGAGCGTCGCCACGCCTCTCCTGGTACATTTCCAGCTCGGGCTCGATGAGCAGGCGACGAGCGAGGAGGACGACGTGAGCGCAGAGATCCGGGCGTGGTTCGAGGACTACCAGCAGAAGCTGCGCAACGAAGGGCGCGACGAGGGGCTGAAGGAAGGGCGCGACGAGGGGCTGAAGGAGGGGGGGCGCAACCTCCTGCTGCGGCAGCTCCGCGCCCGCTTCGGCGAGCTGCCCGCGGCCGTCGTCGCTCGCATCGATGCAGCCGACGTGGCCGAGCTCGAGCGGTGGGGCGAGCGGGTGCTCGGCGCGCGGACGCTCGACGAGGTGCTCGGCGCCCCGAGCTGA
- a CDS encoding PP2C family protein-serine/threonine phosphatase, with translation MPVYRTSAVEHAAAVAVAARTDVGHSREHNEDTFLISDLARGLAHGPPAVQASIEPPLALSLGVYDGSGGASSPDAASRLAARMVHALLTRSAPRSSDALERSLLEAIGEAGRAVRENARRSSQHRNSGTTATVAALCDERLLLAQVGDSRAYLLRSGVLTQLTRDQTLLQSLLESGKLRPEEAATFEHRGVMLQALGLREHLRIALSAVELRREDTLLLCTDGLSDLIDDRHIAATLDAHPEPAAAASALIDAALAAGGRDNVTALVTRFDGPWLAPPASDRAAEIIEIARFSEGSTRRS, from the coding sequence ATGCCCGTGTACCGCACGTCCGCCGTCGAACACGCCGCGGCGGTCGCCGTGGCGGCCCGGACCGACGTGGGCCACAGCCGCGAGCACAACGAGGATACCTTCCTGATCAGCGATCTCGCGCGCGGGCTCGCCCATGGGCCCCCGGCCGTCCAGGCGTCCATCGAGCCGCCGCTCGCCCTGTCGCTCGGCGTCTACGACGGCTCGGGCGGCGCGTCGTCCCCTGACGCTGCGAGCCGGCTCGCGGCGCGCATGGTCCACGCCCTCCTCACCCGCTCCGCGCCCCGATCGAGCGACGCCCTCGAGCGGAGCCTCCTCGAGGCGATCGGCGAGGCCGGACGCGCGGTCCGCGAGAACGCCCGCCGGAGCTCACAGCACCGGAACAGCGGCACCACGGCGACCGTGGCCGCGCTCTGCGATGAGCGCCTCCTGCTCGCGCAGGTCGGCGACAGCCGCGCCTACCTCCTCCGCAGCGGCGTCCTCACCCAGCTCACGCGCGACCAGACCCTCCTCCAGTCGCTGCTCGAGAGCGGCAAGCTGCGGCCCGAAGAGGCCGCCACCTTCGAGCACAGGGGCGTGATGCTCCAGGCGCTCGGGCTCCGCGAACACCTCAGGATCGCGCTCTCCGCCGTCGAGCTCCGCCGCGAGGACACCCTGCTGCTCTGCACCGACGGGCTGAGCGACCTCATCGACGATCGGCACATCGCCGCCACGCTCGACGCCCACCCCGAGCCGGCGGCAGCCGCCAGCGCCCTGATCGACGCCGCGCTCGCCGCCGGAGGCCGCGACAACGTGACCGCGCTGGTCACGCGGTTCGACGGCCCCTGGCTCGCTCCGCCGGCCAGCGACCGCGCCGCGGAGATCATCGAGATCGCCAGGTTCTCCGAAGGGTCGACGCGCCGCTCCTGA
- a CDS encoding SCE4755 family polysaccharide monooxygenase-like protein, which translates to MRCMLMGSFVLAAVMSFAGVSSAHIDLTSPAPRHADDQQKVSPCGARGDARGETVTVFEPGETITVMWNETIDHPGHFRIMFDDDGFDDFPEPANENDLCEPGVDKGCLLDGIADKKGGSYSAEVTLPDVECDNCTLQLIQVMTDRRPATLYYRCADLVLKSSDPAPASSSASASASASAGAGGGATGAGGGATTSASSSATVGAGGDATTGAGAGTGGGATTGAGAGTGGGATTGAGVDEGSGAAEDDGGCSFGGAAGGAPISAGLGALAALAFAARGRRRGRLAPRRDAAGRRSRRS; encoded by the coding sequence ATGCGTTGCATGCTGATGGGATCGTTCGTACTGGCCGCCGTGATGTCGTTCGCTGGCGTGAGCAGCGCGCACATCGACCTCACGTCCCCCGCGCCGAGGCACGCGGACGACCAGCAGAAGGTGTCGCCTTGCGGTGCTCGTGGCGATGCGCGGGGCGAGACCGTCACCGTGTTCGAGCCGGGCGAGACCATCACGGTGATGTGGAACGAGACGATCGATCACCCCGGGCATTTCCGGATCATGTTCGACGACGACGGCTTCGACGATTTCCCGGAGCCGGCGAACGAGAACGATCTCTGCGAGCCGGGGGTCGACAAGGGCTGCCTGCTCGACGGCATCGCCGACAAGAAGGGAGGGTCGTATTCGGCGGAGGTCACGCTCCCGGACGTGGAGTGTGACAACTGCACGCTTCAGCTCATCCAGGTCATGACGGACAGGAGGCCGGCCACCCTGTACTACCGCTGTGCGGATCTGGTGCTCAAGTCCTCCGACCCTGCCCCCGCAAGCTCCAGCGCCAGCGCCAGCGCCAGCGCCAGCGCCGGCGCCGGTGGCGGCGCGACGGGCGCGGGCGGGGGCGCAACGACGAGCGCGAGCAGCAGCGCCACGGTGGGCGCAGGCGGGGATGCGACGACGGGCGCGGGCGCGGGCACGGGCGGGGGCGCAACGACGGGCGCTGGCGCGGGCACGGGCGGGGGCGCAACGACGGGCGCTGGCGTTGACGAGGGATCTGGCGCAGCGGAGGACGACGGCGGGTGCAGCTTCGGCGGCGCGGCGGGCGGGGCTCCGATCTCGGCGGGGCTCGGCGCGCTCGCCGCCCTTGCGTTCGCGGCGCGCGGGCGGAGGCGAGGCCGGCTGGCGCCGCGGCGGGACGCTGCCGGGCGCCGGTCGCGGCGCTCGTGA
- a CDS encoding aldo/keto reductase → MEQRALGSTGVKIPVVGQGTWQMEIGDEAACIDAIRRGIDAGMTHIDTAEMYGSGAVEALVGKAIAGRRDEVFLASKVLPSNASYSGTIAACERSLEQLRTDRLDLYLLHWPGPHPLEETFRAFKDLRDRGKIRYFGVSNFDQAELSKAIAIAGAREIACNQVLYHLLERSIEHRVLPLCERHGIAVVAYSPFGSGRFPAPDSTAGRVLASVAAAHRATPWQVALRFLLRRQPLFVIPKAANAAHALDNAAAGDLRLSSEDIARLETAFPLGRDRGVLPTL, encoded by the coding sequence ATGGAGCAGCGCGCACTCGGTTCTACTGGCGTCAAGATCCCGGTCGTCGGACAGGGTACCTGGCAGATGGAGATAGGCGATGAGGCCGCCTGCATCGACGCCATCCGGCGGGGGATCGACGCGGGCATGACGCACATCGACACGGCGGAGATGTACGGCTCGGGTGCTGTCGAGGCGCTCGTCGGCAAGGCGATCGCCGGCCGCCGCGACGAGGTGTTCCTCGCCTCCAAGGTGCTGCCGAGCAACGCGAGCTACTCCGGCACGATCGCCGCATGCGAGCGCAGCCTGGAGCAGCTCCGCACCGACCGGCTCGACCTCTACCTCCTCCACTGGCCCGGGCCGCACCCGCTCGAGGAGACGTTCCGCGCCTTCAAGGACCTGAGGGACCGGGGCAAGATCCGGTATTTCGGCGTCAGCAACTTCGACCAGGCGGAGCTCTCGAAGGCGATCGCCATCGCCGGAGCGCGCGAGATCGCCTGCAACCAGGTGCTCTATCACCTGCTCGAGCGGTCGATCGAGCACCGGGTGCTGCCGCTCTGCGAGCGGCACGGCATCGCGGTCGTCGCCTACAGCCCGTTCGGCTCGGGCCGGTTCCCGGCGCCGGACAGCACGGCGGGCAGGGTGCTCGCGTCCGTCGCCGCCGCCCACCGCGCGACGCCGTGGCAGGTCGCGCTGCGCTTCCTGCTCCGCCGCCAGCCGCTCTTCGTGATCCCCAAGGCCGCGAACGCCGCACACGCGCTCGACAACGCGGCCGCGGGCGATCTGCGCCTCAGCAGCGAGGACATCGCTCGCCTCGAGACGGCCTTTCCGCTCGGGCGGGATCGCGGCGTGCTGCCGACGCTGTAA
- a CDS encoding thioredoxin family protein, whose protein sequence is MRPTASLPVLLSATALSTLAACTASPPPRAPAPPAAAAPAAAAAEPAGRPVPAERPEPTAARPPLEFIHDDVSRAREKARTEGKALFVDAWAPWCHTCLSMKHYVLTDPSLRPLADRVVFADVDTDRPESAPFLERHEVTVWPTFFVLEPAAGEVIGLWRGAASVEELRELIRDALLAMDSKAASALPADDPNRLLVEAKRAHSAGDHAAAVSAYRRALARGGEAWPRRSEALLGLLAALYRKKDAAACVELGSAHVGEVKGAALPADFASVLLSCAAALPGGKAQRAAREAAVARLRSIVASPPADASADDRADAWGLLAEGLEALGDAGGARAASESKLAVLERAAKEAKTPEAAAAYDYGRAMAYVALGRGEEAIAMLSQREAQMPASYEPPARLAQVLHAMGREAEALAAVERAVGRAYGPRRLRYLKLRAEIQQRLGRGAEQIATLREEVAGYEALPKGHASQAALDDARRRLDEAEKAQRGGGVKKR, encoded by the coding sequence GTGCGTCCCACGGCGTCGCTCCCCGTCCTCCTGTCCGCGACCGCGCTCTCCACGCTCGCCGCCTGTACTGCCTCGCCGCCGCCGCGCGCGCCCGCGCCGCCGGCTGCCGCGGCGCCCGCGGCCGCGGCTGCGGAGCCCGCCGGGAGGCCGGTGCCGGCCGAGAGGCCGGAGCCGACCGCGGCGAGGCCGCCGCTCGAGTTCATCCACGACGACGTGTCTCGCGCGCGCGAGAAGGCTCGGACGGAGGGCAAGGCGCTGTTCGTCGATGCGTGGGCGCCGTGGTGCCACACGTGCCTGAGCATGAAGCACTACGTGCTGACGGATCCGTCGCTGCGCCCGCTCGCCGATCGGGTGGTGTTCGCGGACGTCGACACGGATCGACCGGAGAGCGCGCCGTTCCTGGAGCGTCACGAGGTGACGGTGTGGCCGACGTTCTTCGTCCTCGAGCCGGCGGCCGGCGAGGTGATCGGGCTCTGGCGGGGCGCCGCCTCGGTCGAGGAGCTGCGCGAGCTGATCCGCGACGCGCTGCTCGCGATGGATTCCAAGGCTGCGTCGGCGCTGCCGGCGGACGATCCGAACCGCCTGCTCGTCGAGGCGAAGCGGGCCCACAGCGCCGGTGACCACGCCGCGGCGGTGTCCGCCTACCGGCGCGCCCTGGCCCGGGGCGGAGAGGCGTGGCCGCGGCGCAGCGAGGCGCTGCTCGGTCTCCTGGCGGCGCTCTACCGCAAGAAGGACGCTGCGGCGTGCGTGGAGCTCGGCAGCGCGCACGTCGGCGAGGTGAAGGGCGCGGCGCTGCCCGCCGATTTCGCGAGCGTCCTGCTCTCCTGCGCGGCCGCGCTCCCCGGCGGCAAGGCCCAGCGGGCCGCGCGCGAGGCGGCCGTCGCCCGGCTGCGGTCGATCGTCGCGAGCCCGCCCGCGGACGCGAGCGCAGACGACAGGGCCGACGCGTGGGGCCTGCTCGCCGAGGGGCTCGAGGCGCTCGGCGATGCGGGCGGGGCCCGCGCTGCGAGCGAGTCGAAGCTCGCCGTGCTGGAGCGGGCCGCGAAGGAGGCGAAGACGCCCGAGGCGGCCGCCGCGTACGACTACGGGCGCGCCATGGCCTATGTCGCGCTCGGCCGCGGCGAGGAGGCGATCGCGATGCTCTCGCAGCGCGAGGCGCAGATGCCCGCGTCGTACGAGCCGCCCGCGCGGCTCGCGCAGGTGCTCCACGCGATGGGCCGCGAGGCGGAGGCGCTCGCCGCGGTGGAGCGCGCCGTCGGGCGCGCCTATGGCCCGCGCCGGCTGCGCTACCTGAAGCTCCGCGCGGAGATCCAGCAGCGGCTCGGGCGGGGCGCGGAGCAGATCGCCACGCTGCGCGAGGAGGTGGCCGGCTACGAGGCGCTCCCGAAGGGCCACGCCAGCCAGGCGGCCCTGGACGACGCGCGGCGGCGGCTCGACGAGGCGGAGAAGGCCCAGCGCGGCGGCGGTGTGAAGAAGCGCTGA
- a CDS encoding phenylacetate--CoA ligase family protein — protein MSMRYESAPAARTARELRREVVGRLDRVLTAARRAEYYAGILPRDATGFDALALAPVTTQKAYSDAMMTAPERLKSGEEHGGVVLQTGGTSGEPKFSIYSGAEIREMIRSGVRMLSLMGVRKEHNVANCLAIGELYGGLITLEHELLELGARSLPFGPHVEPAFFLNAARRMRIDVLFANPLSFMHKLRKIHEVEPSFGFELLLYGGAGLSPVDADWLRTHMGVRRIASVIASVDALQFGFQCSHCTGNEHHTLDDFNHVEIVDDDGRPVEEGEEGRIVLTSLYRTLYPLVRYDIGDRGRFLDEACACGLPYRKIEFLGRGGEFLKLSSDATVWVHQLVKAFSDEGPSAMQIVLDRYKHNAHLVVRLEGAHLDEREIRRKILERLPVLGKSVERGSILVSVDVLAEGALLRSERTGKVPLVVDRRFKTGSEPSALREAGARPHAGEDGAAALEGAR, from the coding sequence ATGAGCATGAGATACGAGAGCGCGCCGGCGGCGCGCACGGCACGGGAGCTCCGTAGGGAGGTCGTGGGACGCCTGGACCGGGTGCTCACCGCCGCGCGCCGCGCCGAATACTACGCGGGGATCCTCCCGCGGGACGCGACCGGCTTCGACGCGCTGGCGCTGGCCCCGGTCACCACGCAGAAGGCCTACAGCGACGCGATGATGACGGCCCCCGAGCGCCTGAAGAGCGGCGAGGAGCACGGCGGCGTCGTCCTCCAGACGGGCGGGACCTCCGGAGAGCCGAAGTTCTCGATCTACTCGGGCGCCGAGATCAGGGAGATGATCCGCTCCGGCGTCAGGATGCTGAGCCTGATGGGGGTGCGCAAGGAGCACAATGTCGCCAATTGCCTCGCCATCGGCGAGCTCTATGGCGGGCTGATCACGCTGGAGCACGAGCTGCTCGAGCTCGGGGCGCGCAGCTTGCCCTTTGGCCCCCACGTCGAGCCGGCCTTCTTCCTCAACGCCGCCCGCCGGATGCGCATCGACGTGCTGTTCGCCAATCCGCTCTCCTTCATGCACAAGCTGCGCAAGATCCACGAGGTCGAGCCGTCCTTCGGCTTCGAGCTGCTCCTCTACGGCGGCGCTGGGCTGTCGCCGGTGGACGCCGACTGGCTCAGGACGCACATGGGGGTGAGGCGCATCGCCTCCGTGATCGCGTCGGTCGACGCCCTGCAGTTCGGCTTCCAGTGCTCGCATTGCACGGGGAACGAGCACCACACCCTCGACGATTTCAACCACGTCGAGATCGTCGACGACGACGGCAGGCCGGTGGAGGAGGGCGAGGAGGGGCGCATCGTCCTCACGTCGCTCTACCGGACGCTCTATCCGCTGGTCCGCTACGACATCGGCGATCGAGGCCGCTTCCTCGACGAGGCATGCGCGTGCGGGCTGCCCTATCGAAAGATCGAGTTCCTCGGCCGCGGGGGCGAGTTCCTGAAGCTCTCGAGCGACGCCACGGTCTGGGTGCACCAGCTCGTCAAGGCCTTCTCCGACGAGGGCCCCTCGGCCATGCAGATCGTGCTCGATCGCTACAAGCACAACGCCCACCTGGTGGTCCGCCTCGAGGGCGCTCACCTGGACGAGAGAGAGATACGGCGGAAGATCCTGGAACGCCTGCCGGTCCTCGGGAAGTCCGTCGAGCGGGGCTCGATCCTGGTGTCGGTCGACGTCCTCGCGGAGGGCGCGCTGCTGCGGAGCGAGCGCACGGGGAAGGTCCCGCTCGTGGTCGACCGGCGCTTCAAGACCGGGAGCGAGCCGTCGGCGCTCCGGGAGGCTGGCGCGCGGCCACATGCAGGCGAGGACGGCGCGGCAGCGCTCGAGGGCGCCAGATAG
- a CDS encoding MFS transporter, translating into MKRRLLTATLLTNVADGMHTLALGKFLFDRTGAVSSFAFVLGFDYLIGVLSQIYAGPIIDRLNPKLVASAAGINRALIMVMLAALALHPGYEATIAVVALSALLKVGSHFYKTAAFALVPGVVAKEEQVRYSSLAMLLLQLGQLLGVGAVGVLLARLSYSVVFLIDAGLFLATSLILWRLEVSGDPARRAALVSVSQVIKDWKELAQGMRRTPSLFVHVAISTGDLAVMACLNLILVPLVNSRFGGDAVWLSGLDGAFAAGAVITFLLARKGGSPRHLVGFQLLQVLFLTVITVARSRAATTASFLGLGAAIGFTNALLTSKLYQRMPPAQKGRISSFRFLLVSIVTVIGIGGTTKMLSWSAPWGVGFVAGMATLFCLVTLAVGRQAFSEEMS; encoded by the coding sequence TTGAAGCGGCGCCTCCTGACCGCGACGCTCCTCACCAACGTCGCCGATGGAATGCACACGCTGGCGCTGGGCAAGTTCCTGTTCGACCGGACAGGAGCGGTGTCGTCCTTCGCGTTCGTGCTCGGCTTCGACTACCTGATCGGCGTGCTGAGCCAGATCTACGCGGGGCCGATCATCGACAGGCTCAATCCCAAGCTCGTCGCCTCGGCCGCCGGGATCAACCGCGCGCTCATCATGGTGATGCTGGCCGCGCTGGCGCTCCATCCAGGGTACGAGGCCACGATCGCCGTCGTGGCCCTCTCGGCGCTGCTCAAGGTAGGCTCCCATTTCTACAAGACCGCCGCCTTCGCGCTGGTGCCGGGGGTGGTCGCGAAAGAGGAGCAGGTCCGCTACTCGTCGCTCGCGATGCTGCTGCTCCAGCTCGGTCAGCTGCTCGGCGTCGGGGCCGTCGGCGTGCTGCTCGCGCGCCTCAGCTACTCCGTCGTGTTCCTCATCGACGCTGGGTTGTTCCTGGCCACGAGCCTGATCCTCTGGAGGCTGGAGGTCTCCGGCGATCCGGCGCGGCGCGCCGCGCTCGTCTCGGTCTCGCAGGTGATCAAGGACTGGAAGGAGCTGGCGCAAGGGATGCGGCGCACGCCGTCGCTCTTCGTCCACGTGGCGATCTCGACAGGCGATCTCGCCGTCATGGCATGCTTGAACCTGATCCTCGTGCCGCTCGTCAACAGCCGGTTCGGCGGCGATGCGGTGTGGCTCTCGGGGCTGGACGGTGCGTTCGCGGCCGGGGCGGTCATCACGTTCCTGCTCGCGAGGAAGGGGGGGAGCCCGCGGCACCTCGTCGGGTTTCAGCTGCTCCAGGTCCTGTTCCTCACGGTCATCACGGTCGCGCGGAGCAGGGCGGCGACGACCGCGTCGTTCCTGGGCCTCGGCGCCGCGATCGGCTTCACCAACGCGCTGCTCACGTCGAAGCTCTACCAGCGGATGCCGCCGGCGCAGAAGGGCCGCATATCGAGCTTCCGCTTTCTGCTGGTGTCCATCGTCACCGTCATCGGCATCGGCGGCACGACCAAGATGCTGAGCTGGAGCGCGCCGTGGGGCGTCGGCTTCGTCGCGGGCATGGCCACCCTGTTCTGCCTCGTCACCCTAGCAGTCGGCCGTCAGGCCTTTTCGGAGGAAATGTCATGA